In Candidatus Methylomirabilota bacterium, one DNA window encodes the following:
- a CDS encoding branched-chain amino acid ABC transporter permease gives MRFLFKTSYGQDLALFRDGVQRNWYIALFVALLVLPRLVPEYVGDLSLVFIYGLCGLSLMVLTGYTGLVSLGHAAFLGIGAYAHVYLSQDLGMPWIVSVALAVTVTAAAGVLVGLPALRMTGVYLAIATLAFALIIQEVFTRWERVTHGLKGKPVQKVVLFGLPLGSDLSFYFLCLALLIGALWLTGNLLRSATGRAWVAIRDSEVAAQSMGVNLAAYKTMAFAYSAAVMGLAGALFAHKIAFLAPDIFSVLLSIQFLLMVVVGGLGSLHGAVFGAIFVAMLPVAISQARDAVPVWVSQLFAVFGKDASSAVFSAVDRFVKQPGLEPGIFGLILVLFILFEPLGIYGRWMKIKIFFSTFPLYKHATFRRQKSYMRSERLR, from the coding sequence ATGCGGTTCCTGTTCAAGACCTCCTACGGCCAGGACCTGGCCCTCTTCCGAGACGGCGTCCAGCGGAACTGGTATATCGCCCTCTTCGTCGCCCTGCTCGTGCTTCCGCGCCTCGTCCCCGAGTACGTGGGCGATCTGAGCCTCGTCTTCATCTACGGACTCTGCGGTCTCTCCCTCATGGTGCTCACCGGCTACACCGGCCTCGTCAGCTTGGGCCACGCCGCCTTTCTCGGTATCGGAGCCTACGCCCACGTGTACCTGTCGCAGGATCTCGGGATGCCCTGGATCGTCTCGGTGGCCCTGGCGGTGACAGTGACGGCGGCGGCCGGGGTGCTCGTGGGTCTGCCCGCGCTGCGCATGACCGGTGTCTACCTCGCCATCGCCACCCTCGCCTTCGCCCTCATCATCCAGGAAGTGTTCACACGGTGGGAGCGCGTCACCCATGGGCTCAAGGGCAAGCCGGTGCAGAAGGTGGTCCTCTTCGGCCTGCCCCTGGGGAGCGACCTGAGCTTCTACTTCCTCTGCCTGGCGCTCTTGATCGGCGCCCTCTGGCTCACGGGCAACCTGCTCCGGTCGGCCACCGGGCGGGCGTGGGTGGCCATCCGGGACAGCGAGGTCGCCGCGCAGTCAATGGGCGTCAACCTCGCCGCGTACAAGACCATGGCCTTCGCCTACTCCGCGGCCGTCATGGGTCTGGCCGGCGCGCTCTTCGCCCACAAGATCGCCTTCCTCGCCCCCGATATCTTCAGCGTGCTGCTCTCGATCCAGTTCCTGTTGATGGTCGTGGTGGGCGGCCTGGGCAGCCTGCACGGGGCCGTCTTCGGGGCCATCTTCGTGGCCATGCTGCCCGTGGCCATCTCCCAGGCGCGGGATGCCGTGCCGGTGTGGGTGAGCCAGCTCTTCGCCGTCTTCGGCAAGGACGCGAGCAGCGCCGTCTTCTCCGCGGTGGACCGGTTCGTCAAGCAGCCCGGCCTGGAGCCCGGGATCTTCGGGCTGATCCTCGTGCTCTTCATCCTCTTCGAGCCCCTGGGCATCTACGGCCGCTGGATGAAGATCAAGATCTTCTTCTCGACCTTCCCCCTCTACAAGCACGCGACCTTCCGGCGGCAGAAGTCGTACATGAGATCGGAGCGTCTGCGATGA
- a CDS encoding branched-chain amino acid ABC transporter permease, with the protein MNGLAVGCIYGLVALGFVLIYKTTELVNFAQGDFMMLGAFTCYMFVVWYGVGYWPAFALAIGAVALFGAVLDATVLRRVIGQPQFAVVMLTIGLAATFRSFASITWGSEIYTLPTPFSARATRLGNVSVSHEYVSIIVGTVLLCAVLYVFFTYTKVGVAMQATSQNQLAAYYMGIPVKRMFSLIWAISAAVAAVAGVLLAPVSLIDTNLGFIGLKAFAAAVLGGFGSIPGALVGGLTIGLIELFSGTYLPQGFKDVAAYVVLLVVLAVRPQGMFGSVGRKKV; encoded by the coding sequence TTGAATGGCCTCGCCGTCGGCTGCATCTACGGCCTGGTCGCCCTCGGCTTCGTCCTCATCTACAAGACCACCGAGCTGGTGAACTTCGCCCAGGGCGACTTCATGATGCTGGGCGCCTTCACCTGCTACATGTTCGTGGTGTGGTACGGGGTCGGCTACTGGCCGGCCTTCGCCCTCGCCATCGGGGCGGTGGCACTCTTTGGCGCCGTGCTGGATGCCACCGTGCTCCGCCGGGTCATCGGCCAGCCGCAGTTCGCCGTGGTCATGCTCACCATCGGCCTCGCCGCGACGTTCCGGAGCTTCGCGTCGATCACCTGGGGATCGGAGATCTACACCCTCCCCACCCCGTTCAGCGCGCGGGCGACCCGGCTGGGCAATGTGAGCGTCAGCCACGAGTACGTCTCCATCATCGTGGGCACCGTCCTCCTCTGCGCGGTGCTGTACGTCTTCTTCACCTACACGAAGGTCGGGGTGGCCATGCAGGCCACCTCCCAGAACCAGCTCGCCGCCTACTACATGGGCATTCCCGTCAAGCGAATGTTCTCGCTCATCTGGGCGATCTCCGCGGCGGTGGCCGCGGTGGCTGGGGTCCTGCTCGCCCCCGTCTCCCTCATCGACACCAATCTCGGATTCATCGGGCTCAAAGCGTTCGCGGCCGCCGTGCTCGGCGGATTCGGGTCGATTCCCGGAGCGCTCGTGGGAGGCCTGACCATCGGACTCATCGAGCTGTTCAGCGGCACCTATCTGCCGCAGGGCTTCAAGGATGTCGCCGCCTACGTCGTCCTGCTCGTCGTGCTGGCCGTGCGGCCCCAGGGAATGTTCGGCAGCGTGGGCCGGAAGAAGGTCTGA
- a CDS encoding ABC transporter ATP-binding protein → MTFFKAEGLAINFGGIRAVDGVSFEVEPGEVFTIIGPNGAGKTTIFNLVSRIYDPSEGRLTFCGEDITRVAPHEIARRGIARTFQNIELFEHATVLQNLLLGRHAHKGSRLLEELLFLPRVRRLEIEHREAAEKVIDFLDLQPYRDSLIINLSYGVRKVVEMARALCVEPKLLLLDEPSSGLSVEETESMAFWIQDIRSLLGITVLMVEHDMSLVSAVSERVLALNYGRPIALGTAREVQSHPEVIKAYLGG, encoded by the coding sequence ATGACCTTCTTCAAGGCCGAGGGGCTGGCCATCAACTTCGGCGGGATTCGCGCCGTGGACGGGGTGAGCTTCGAGGTGGAGCCCGGCGAGGTGTTCACCATCATCGGCCCCAACGGCGCCGGCAAGACCACCATCTTCAACCTGGTCTCGCGGATCTATGACCCGAGCGAGGGCCGGCTGACCTTCTGCGGAGAGGACATCACCCGCGTAGCCCCCCACGAGATCGCCCGGCGCGGCATCGCCCGGACGTTCCAGAACATCGAGCTGTTCGAGCACGCCACCGTGCTCCAGAACCTGCTCCTCGGCCGCCACGCCCACAAGGGCTCGCGCCTCCTCGAGGAGCTCCTCTTCCTGCCCAGGGTGCGGAGGCTGGAGATCGAGCACCGGGAGGCGGCGGAGAAGGTGATCGATTTTCTCGATCTGCAGCCCTATCGGGACAGCCTGATCATCAACCTGTCCTATGGGGTCCGCAAGGTGGTAGAGATGGCGCGCGCGCTCTGCGTGGAGCCCAAGCTCCTGCTCCTCGATGAGCCCTCGTCCGGGCTCAGCGTCGAGGAGACGGAGAGCATGGCCTTCTGGATCCAGGACATCAGGAGCCTGCTCGGGATTACCGTGCTCATGGTCGAGCACGACATGAGCCTGGTGAGCGCGGTGTCCGAGCGCGTGCTCGCCTTGAACTACGGCCGGCCCATCGCCCTGGGCACGGCGCGCGAGGTCCAGAGCCACCCCGAAGTCATCAAGGCTTATCTCGGGGGCTGA
- a CDS encoding ABC transporter ATP-binding protein encodes MADALLTVSNVETYYGPIMAIRGVSFAVPRGSIVTILGANGAGKTTILKTVSGVMDPQKGTVTLEGREIQGMDPDKVARLGLSHVPEGREVFPLLTVQENLKMGAYIRNDGEGIVKDLGMVYDYFPFLRARAHQPAGRLSGGEQQMLSISRALMARPKMMLLDEPSLGLSPKLVKEIFDIILRINREQGVTVLLVEQNANMALHVADYGYVLEVGRIVMEDTCARLLEKDDIKEFYLGIKESSVRGTRRWKRKKTWR; translated from the coding sequence ATGGCCGACGCCCTCCTCACCGTCAGCAACGTCGAGACGTACTACGGGCCGATCATGGCCATCCGGGGGGTGAGCTTCGCGGTGCCCCGGGGGAGCATCGTGACCATCCTCGGCGCCAACGGCGCCGGCAAGACGACAATTCTGAAGACCGTGTCGGGAGTCATGGATCCCCAGAAGGGGACGGTGACCCTCGAGGGACGAGAGATCCAGGGAATGGACCCCGACAAGGTGGCGCGGCTCGGGCTCAGCCATGTGCCGGAGGGGCGCGAGGTTTTTCCCCTCCTCACCGTCCAGGAAAATCTGAAGATGGGCGCCTATATCCGGAACGACGGCGAGGGGATCGTCAAGGACCTGGGCATGGTGTACGACTACTTTCCGTTCTTGAGAGCGCGTGCTCATCAGCCCGCGGGCCGGCTCTCGGGCGGGGAGCAGCAGATGCTGTCGATCAGCCGGGCCCTGATGGCGCGGCCGAAGATGATGCTGCTCGACGAGCCGTCCCTGGGCCTCTCGCCCAAGTTGGTGAAGGAGATCTTCGATATAATCCTCCGGATCAACCGCGAGCAGGGGGTGACCGTCCTTCTCGTGGAGCAGAACGCCAACATGGCCCTGCACGTCGCCGACTATGGCTATGTCCTGGAGGTGGGTCGCATCGTCATGGAGGACACCTGCGCCCGGCTGCTCGAGAAGGACGACATCAAGGAGTTCTATCTGGGTATCAAGGAAAGCAGCGTCCGGGGTACGCGCCGCTGGAAGAGGAAGAAAACGTGGCGCTGA